In Deinococcus sp. QL22, the following are encoded in one genomic region:
- the bshA gene encoding N-acetyl-alpha-D-glucosaminyl L-malate synthase BshA, with protein sequence MQEPPLKVAVLCHASAGGSGVVATELGLMVAQAGHEVHFVGSAQPFRLSGHGGVQGPFFHQVSGFAYALFDQPYPELAAANTLTEVILEKGVELTHAHYAIPHATAAIHARGITGKTRVMTTLHGTDVTLVGAEPAFRHTTRHAIERSDHVTAVSQFLADQTRELFGIDREIEVIHNFVDAGRFVRITDPTVRARFAHPDEALLVHVSNFRPVKRAEDVIEIFARVASEIPARLLMIGDGPERPRAFELAKTLGVIGRTHFLGSFPDVQTVLGISDLFLLPSSNESFGLAALEAMSCEVPVVATRAGGIPEVVEEGVTGFLAEVGDVDAMADAALRVLRDRELYQRMGAAARNAATTKFHPSQIVPRYLDAYARTVAGGVVVSS encoded by the coding sequence GTGCAGGAGCCGCCGTTGAAGGTGGCCGTGTTATGCCATGCCAGCGCGGGCGGCTCGGGCGTGGTCGCCACCGAACTGGGGCTGATGGTGGCGCAGGCGGGCCACGAGGTGCATTTCGTGGGATCGGCGCAACCGTTCCGGCTGTCAGGACACGGCGGCGTACAGGGGCCGTTTTTTCATCAGGTCAGCGGCTTCGCCTACGCCCTGTTCGATCAGCCTTACCCGGAATTGGCGGCGGCCAACACCCTGACCGAAGTCATTTTGGAAAAGGGCGTGGAACTGACGCACGCGCACTACGCCATTCCGCACGCGACGGCGGCCATCCATGCACGCGGCATTACGGGCAAAACGCGGGTGATGACCACGCTGCACGGCACCGACGTCACGCTGGTGGGCGCGGAACCCGCTTTCCGGCACACCACGCGGCACGCCATAGAACGCAGTGACCATGTGACGGCGGTGTCTCAGTTTTTGGCCGACCAGACGCGGGAACTGTTCGGCATAGACCGCGAAATAGAGGTTATTCATAACTTTGTGGACGCGGGGCGGTTCGTGCGGATTACCGACCCCACCGTCCGCGCCCGCTTTGCCCATCCCGACGAGGCCTTGCTGGTGCATGTCAGCAACTTCCGGCCCGTGAAGCGTGCAGAGGACGTGATCGAGATTTTTGCGCGGGTGGCCTCCGAGATTCCGGCCCGCCTGCTGATGATCGGAGACGGCCCGGAGCGGCCCCGCGCGTTTGAGTTGGCGAAGACGTTGGGCGTTATCGGGCGCACGCATTTCCTCGGCTCGTTCCCCGATGTTCAGACGGTGCTGGGCATCAGCGACCTGTTTTTGCTGCCCAGCAGCAATGAAAGCTTCGGGCTGGCTGCGCTGGAAGCTATGAGCTGCGAGGTTCCGGTGGTGGCGACCCGCGCCGGGGGCATTCCGGAAGTGGTGGAAGAAGGCGTGACCGGATTTCTGGCCGAGGTCGGCGACGTGGACGCGATGGCCGACGCCGCGCTGCGGGTGCTGCGTGACCGTGAATTGTATCAGCGCATGGGCGCAGCGGCCCGCAACGCGGCCACCACGAAATTTCATCCTAGCCAGATCGTGCCGCGTTACCTGGACGCCTACGCCCGCACGGTGGCCGGCGGCGTAGTGGTTTCGTCGTAA
- the ileS gene encoding isoleucine--tRNA ligase yields the protein MTKPPTDHPTFTFSPVPSQPSFKDMEAEVLAHWQATNVFARTQERRERQPEFVFYEGPPTANGKPALHHVLARSFKDLFPRYKVMQGYHVTRKGGWDTHGLPVEISVEKKLGLQGRNHGASRAELEEFNRLCRTSVWETIQDWNTFTQRLGYSVDLDNAYVTYKNDYIESVWNLLARLHAKGLVQQDYKVVPLSPRISTTLSRAELGEVDSYRMVDDPSVYVRFPVIWDTLPDAARAALAGVPEGDRVGLSLLVWTTTPWTLPSNTLAAVNAGLTYVAARGQGGVVVVAEDAVERLSGLHKDLAPLEVLARFSGQELEGMEYEPPFPEVAAELGAVKALHERTPEGRPVMHFVTLADFVNAADGSGVAHEAPAYGAEDLELARKYGVPPMFGVDDHGILQVTGERGKFFKDADKGLIADLKARGLMFWSGTLRHRYPFHDRTGDPILYYAKKGWYIRTSTVSERMQEENQKINWVPAHIKNGRFGNWLEGNVDWAISRERYWGTPLPFWVADDGDLIVVGSVGELGELAGRDLSELDLHRPYIDDITFEKGGKSYRRVPEVLDVWFDSGSVPYAQWHLLLDKAGEAALPGTEEQKNVFERHYPADFISEAIDQTRGWFYSLHAISTMLYGQPAYKNVICLGHIVDEKGAKMSKSKGNVIEPLPVFDRYGADSVRWYMFMASDPGDQKRFSERLVGEAQRSYVNTLWNVYSFFVLYANLDQPDLQGAPAVAERPEIDRWLLARLEETVQDVTNALDNYDARGGGRALERFVGDLSNWYVRRNRSRFWGEDGQVDTAAYATLHEALLVVSQLTAPFTPFLADALYRNLTGKQGQDSVHLTQWPQVRPERLDLVLTAEMDAVMKVVDLGRAVRGAHNLKTRQPLAGVTVRAGTPERTESLRRFEGQIAEELNVKGVTFLEAVTDLVEYSLRPNLPVIGKMYGKQLPALKAALAAADAAAVAGAVQAGQNFTVGEFELTPDSVLVDARSPEGVAAAESAGYLVAFDTTLTRELVLEGLARDLVRGVQEARKAAGFQVQDRIALVLALEGDPRDAAEAWQDFIAGETLATSLSFGVAEGFEADVEGGKAYLTRQS from the coding sequence ATGACCAAGCCCCCTACCGACCATCCCACGTTCACCTTCTCGCCCGTGCCTTCGCAGCCCAGTTTCAAGGACATGGAGGCCGAAGTCTTGGCTCACTGGCAGGCGACCAATGTGTTTGCCCGCACGCAGGAGCGCCGCGAGAGGCAGCCGGAATTCGTGTTCTATGAAGGGCCGCCCACCGCCAACGGCAAGCCCGCACTGCATCACGTACTGGCGCGGTCTTTCAAGGATCTGTTCCCGCGCTACAAGGTGATGCAGGGGTACCACGTGACGCGCAAGGGCGGTTGGGATACGCACGGCCTGCCCGTAGAAATCAGCGTGGAGAAGAAACTGGGATTGCAGGGCCGCAACCACGGGGCCAGCCGCGCCGAACTGGAGGAATTTAACCGCCTGTGCCGCACCAGCGTGTGGGAAACCATTCAGGACTGGAACACGTTTACGCAGCGCCTCGGCTATTCGGTGGACTTGGACAACGCCTATGTGACGTACAAGAACGACTATATCGAGTCGGTGTGGAACCTGCTGGCCCGTCTGCACGCCAAAGGGCTGGTGCAGCAGGATTACAAGGTGGTACCTCTCAGTCCGCGCATCAGCACCACGCTGTCGCGGGCCGAGTTGGGCGAGGTGGATTCTTACCGCATGGTGGACGATCCCAGCGTGTACGTGCGCTTTCCGGTGATCTGGGACACGCTGCCGGATGCGGCGCGGGCGGCGTTGGCAGGCGTGCCGGAAGGGGATCGCGTGGGCCTGAGCCTGTTGGTCTGGACGACCACGCCGTGGACACTCCCGAGCAATACGCTGGCGGCGGTGAACGCGGGGCTGACGTATGTGGCGGCTCGCGGCCAAGGTGGTGTAGTAGTGGTAGCCGAGGACGCCGTGGAGCGCCTGAGCGGTCTGCACAAGGATTTGGCCCCGCTGGAAGTGCTGGCGCGGTTTTCGGGGCAGGAGTTGGAAGGCATGGAGTACGAGCCGCCGTTTCCGGAAGTAGCGGCGGAATTGGGGGCCGTGAAGGCGTTGCACGAGCGCACGCCTGAAGGCCGCCCGGTCATGCATTTTGTGACGCTGGCCGACTTCGTGAATGCCGCTGACGGCTCCGGCGTGGCGCACGAAGCACCTGCTTACGGCGCGGAAGATTTGGAACTGGCCCGCAAGTACGGCGTACCGCCCATGTTCGGTGTGGACGATCACGGCATCTTGCAGGTCACGGGCGAGCGCGGCAAGTTCTTCAAGGACGCCGACAAGGGCCTGATCGCTGACCTGAAGGCACGCGGCCTGATGTTCTGGTCGGGCACGCTGCGCCACAGGTACCCCTTTCATGACCGCACGGGCGACCCGATCCTGTATTACGCCAAGAAGGGCTGGTATATCCGCACCAGTACGGTGTCCGAGCGCATGCAGGAGGAGAATCAGAAGATCAACTGGGTTCCGGCGCACATCAAAAACGGGCGCTTTGGCAACTGGCTGGAGGGCAACGTGGACTGGGCCATCAGCCGGGAGCGCTACTGGGGCACGCCCCTGCCGTTCTGGGTGGCCGACGACGGCGACCTGATCGTGGTGGGCAGCGTGGGCGAACTAGGGGAACTGGCGGGCCGCGACCTGTCGGAATTGGATCTGCACCGCCCATATATCGACGACATCACCTTCGAGAAAGGCGGCAAAAGCTACCGCCGCGTGCCGGAAGTACTGGACGTCTGGTTCGATTCTGGGTCGGTGCCCTATGCCCAGTGGCATCTGCTGCTGGATAAGGCAGGCGAGGCAGCCTTGCCCGGTACGGAAGAACAGAAAAACGTCTTCGAGCGGCACTATCCCGCCGATTTCATCAGTGAGGCGATCGACCAGACCCGTGGGTGGTTCTACAGCCTGCACGCGATTTCTACGATGCTGTACGGTCAGCCTGCCTACAAAAACGTGATCTGCCTGGGCCATATCGTGGATGAGAAGGGCGCGAAGATGTCCAAGAGCAAGGGCAACGTGATCGAGCCGCTGCCGGTATTTGACCGCTATGGGGCCGACAGCGTGCGCTGGTACATGTTCATGGCGTCTGATCCCGGCGACCAGAAGAGGTTTTCCGAGCGGTTGGTGGGCGAGGCGCAGCGCAGTTACGTGAACACGCTCTGGAACGTGTATTCGTTCTTCGTGCTGTACGCCAACCTGGATCAGCCGGACTTGCAGGGTGCGCCCGCTGTGGCGGAACGGCCAGAAATTGACCGCTGGCTGCTGGCGAGGCTGGAAGAGACCGTGCAGGACGTGACCAACGCGCTGGACAACTACGATGCACGTGGAGGCGGGCGGGCGCTGGAACGCTTTGTGGGCGACCTGAGCAACTGGTATGTGCGCCGCAACCGTTCGCGGTTCTGGGGCGAGGACGGGCAGGTGGACACTGCCGCGTATGCCACGCTGCACGAGGCACTCTTGGTGGTGTCGCAACTCACCGCGCCATTTACACCGTTCCTGGCCGATGCGCTGTACCGCAACCTGACGGGCAAGCAGGGGCAGGACAGTGTGCATCTGACCCAGTGGCCGCAGGTGCGCCCAGAGCGGCTGGATTTGGTGCTGACCGCAGAAATGGACGCAGTGATGAAGGTCGTGGACTTGGGCCGTGCGGTGCGTGGGGCGCACAACCTCAAGACCCGGCAACCTCTGGCGGGTGTGACGGTGCGGGCAGGCACGCCAGAGCGCACGGAGTCCCTGCGCCGCTTCGAGGGCCAGATTGCCGAGGAACTGAACGTGAAGGGCGTGACCTTCTTGGAGGCCGTGACCGACTTGGTTGAATACAGCCTGCGGCCCAATTTGCCCGTGATCGGCAAGATGTACGGCAAGCAGTTGCCCGCGCTGAAGGCGGCCCTGGCGGCGGCAGACGCGGCGGCGGTGGCTGGGGCGGTACAGGCGGGCCAGAACTTTACGGTGGGCGAGTTTGAACTGACGCCCGACAGCGTATTGGTCGATGCCCGCTCGCCGGAAGGGGTGGCCGCTGCCGAGAGTGCCGGGTATCTCGTGGCTTTCGACACCACCCTGACGCGGGAACTGGTGCTGGAAGGTCTGGCCCGCGACCTCGTGCGCGGCGTGCAGGAAGCGCGGAAGGCAGCGGGCTTTCAGGTGCAAGACCGGATTGCGCTGGTGCTGGCGCTAGAAGGCGACCCACGGGACGCGGCAGAGGCGTGGCAGGACTTCATCGCCGGGGAAACGCTGGCGACCAGCCTGAGCTTCGGCGTGGCCGAGGGGTTTGAAGCAGATGTGGAAGGCGGGAAAGCCTATCTGACGCGCCAGAGCTAG
- a CDS encoding DegV family protein, translated as MLAVLTDSTCDLHPDTARQLGIHTVSLSVNLGARSLLDWQEVDPDAVYDHLRAGGSVSTEPVTTDAFEAAYRTLLQTHEQIISIHISGQLSETVKHAREAAERLGAAQRIHIVDSGLASAPLAEAVIAARETVQAGGTAEAARQAVETVGRDLHAEFTVPSLEYLRRGGRIGRAQEFFGNVLGMRPVLAFTNGQLKAIRRVRATGATQELLEALKVRYGTTPLSVTIAHAGRDPVRIAELRAAMIASGLNVAKGRVQLMGPVVGAHVGPGTYGFMARSVEA; from the coding sequence ATGCTCGCTGTTCTCACTGATTCTACATGTGATCTTCACCCAGACACCGCCCGGCAGTTGGGCATTCACACCGTTTCCCTGAGTGTGAACCTGGGCGCACGCTCGCTGCTGGACTGGCAAGAAGTTGACCCCGACGCCGTGTATGACCACTTGCGGGCAGGTGGCAGCGTCAGTACAGAGCCGGTCACCACCGACGCCTTCGAGGCGGCCTACCGAACGCTCCTGCAGACCCACGAGCAGATCATCTCCATTCATATTTCCGGGCAACTCTCAGAAACGGTGAAGCACGCCCGTGAAGCCGCCGAGCGCCTGGGGGCCGCCCAGCGCATTCATATCGTGGATTCGGGCCTCGCTTCTGCGCCGCTGGCCGAAGCCGTGATCGCTGCCCGTGAAACGGTGCAGGCCGGAGGCACAGCCGAAGCCGCCCGCCAGGCTGTAGAAACTGTGGGCCGTGACCTGCACGCCGAATTCACTGTGCCTAGCCTCGAATACCTGCGCCGGGGCGGACGCATTGGCCGCGCTCAGGAATTTTTCGGCAACGTGCTGGGGATGCGGCCTGTGCTGGCCTTCACCAACGGGCAACTGAAGGCCATCCGGCGGGTGCGGGCGACTGGGGCCACGCAGGAGTTGCTGGAAGCCCTCAAAGTCCGTTATGGCACGACGCCCCTGAGTGTGACCATTGCGCACGCAGGACGCGACCCGGTTCGCATTGCCGAACTCCGCGCCGCCATGATCGCCAGTGGCCTGAATGTCGCTAAAGGCCGCGTACAACTGATGGGGCCAGTGGTCGGAGCGCATGTGGGGCCGGGAACCTATGGGTTTATGGCGCGGTCTGTAGAGGCCTGA